A window of Penaeus monodon isolate SGIC_2016 chromosome 40, NSTDA_Pmon_1, whole genome shotgun sequence contains these coding sequences:
- the LOC119597783 gene encoding phosphatidylinositol-glycan biosynthesis class F protein-like gives MVALAARDQPLPILLTCKYLLSLVLGLGLLLTLVQSEFELQACLRALRIYSLVVVVLQVALQFVVPEASALHPGGGGSGEGHITAGFGKGKARNKAGKLVDFFLVVILSIFSVCLTHIVTVLYGAYLIENIEETFTFSILVASLAFVRPLVTLGPGALGVIIERASFEEEPVLQSLTAVVGAWFGALPIPLDWDTPWQVWPLTCCIGAVIGEVGASAYLLSKIYKVVDSRKKNKST, from the exons atggtggctctggCGGCGCGTGATCAGCCGCTGCCCATTTTGCTGACCTGCAAGTACCTCCTGAGTCTCGTCCTCGGTCTGGGACTCCTGCTGACCTTGGTGCAGTCCGAGTTCGAGCTGCAGGCGTGTCTGAGGGCGCTGAGGATCTACAGCTTGGTCGTGGTGGTGCTGCAAGTGGCGCTGCAGTTCGTGGTTCCGGAGGCCTCGGCGTTGCACCCgggaggaggaggcagcggcGAAGGACACATTACTGCGGGATTCGGCAAGGGGAAGGCCAGGAATAAGGCCGGGAAG ctTGTCGATTTCTTCTTGGTGGTGATTCTCAGCATCTTCAGTGTATGCCTCACACACATTGTAACTGTGCTGTACGGAGCATATTTGATTGA gAATATTGAGGAGACGTTCACATTCAGCATACTAGTTGCATCTCTAGCATTTGTCAGACCCCTTGTAACCCTTGGCCCTGGTGCTCTTGGTGTTATTATTGAAAG AGCAAGTTTTGAGGAAGAACCTGTACTCCAGAGTCTCACCGCAGTCGTGGGAGCTTGGTTTGGTGCTTTGCCTATTCCACTGGACTGGGACACACCTTGGCAG GTTTGGCCTTTGACTTGCTGCATTGGGGCAGTAATTGGTGAAGTTGGAGCCTCGGCTTACTTGCTGTCTAAGATATACAAGGTGGTGGactcaagaaagaaaaataagtctacttaa
- the LOC119597785 gene encoding phosphatidylinositol-glycan biosynthesis class F protein-like, with translation MVALAARDQPLPILLTCKYLLSLVLGLGLLLTLVQSEFELQACLRALRIYSLVVVVLQVALQFVVPEASALHPGGGGSGEGHITAGFGKGKARNKAGKLVDFFLVVILSIFSVCLTHIVTVLYGAYLIENIEETFTFSILVASLAFVRPLVTLGPGALGVIIERASFEEEPVLQSLTAVVGAWFGALPIPLDWDTPWQVWPLTCCIGAVIGEVGASAYLLSKIYKVVDSRKKNKST, from the exons atggtggctctggCGGCGCGTGATCAGCCGCTGCCCATTTTGCTGACCTGCAAGTACCTCCTGAGTCTCGTCCTCGGTCTGGGACTCCTGCTGACCTTGGTGCAGTCCGAGTTCGAGCTGCAGGCGTGTCTGAGGGCGCTGAGGATCTACAGCTTGGTCGTGGTGGTGCTGCAAGTGGCGCTGCAGTTCGTGGTTCCGGAGGCCTCGGCGTTGCACCCgggaggaggaggcagcggcGAAGGACACATTACTGCGGGATTCGGCAAGGGGAAGGCCAGGAATAAGGCCGGGAAG ctTGTTGATTTCTTCTTGGTGGTGATTCTCAGCATCTTCAGTGTATGCCTCACACACATTGTAACTGTGCTGTACGGAGCATATTTGATTGA gAATATTGAGGAGACGTTCACATTCAGCATACTAGTTGCATCTCTAGCATTTGTCAGACCCCTTGTAACCCTTGGCCCTGGTGCTCTTGGTGTTATTATTGAAAG AGCAAGTTTTGAGGAAGAACCTGTACTCCAGAGTCTCACCGCAGTCGTGGGAGCTTGGTTTGGTGCTTTGCCTATTCCGCTGGACTGGGACACACCTTGGCAG GTTTGGCCTTTGACTTGCTGCATTGGGGCAGTAATTGGTGAAGTTGGAGCCTCGGCTTACTTGCTGTCTAAGATATACAAGGTGGTGGactcaagaaagaaaaataagtctacttaa
- the LOC119598155 gene encoding uncharacterized protein LOC119598155 isoform X2 yields the protein MKPNVQVAVVLVAVGIGVASAAPFPFPVEDSPQTRLFQSLSPTERTAVLHMALTGRVVRNALIAGQSSKASRNRLDEPEVLILALELRHWIKSNWQLTPDQIQEIEETGKLCNDEGVCIDFGGDWGNNCCPFG from the exons ATGAAGCCCAATGTGCAGGTAGCAGTAGTGTTGGTGGCAGTGGGGATAGGGGTGGCCAGTGCagcacctttccccttcccagtcGAGGACTCTCCTCAGACAAGACTTTTCCAGTCCCTTTCTCCTACTG AGCGGACTGCAGTACTTCACATGGCACTCACTGGCAGAGTTGTTCGCAATGCTCTGATAGCTGGTCAATCATCTAAAGCGAGCCGCAATCGCTTG GATGAACCCGAGGTTTTGATCCTGGCTCTTGAATTACGCCACTGGATAAAATCTAACTGGCAACTAACACCTGATCAGATACAAGAGATTGAAGAAACTGGCAAGCTATGTAATGATGAAGGAGTGTGCATTGACTTCGGTGGTGATTGGGGAAACAACTGCTGTCCATTTGGCTGA
- the LOC119598154 gene encoding 39S ribosomal protein L9, mitochondrial-like has protein sequence MLRSLAQGLAQLHLHSTGSALSRVAARTLPVQEMEAVIPAGYFIQARTTFILKRKKKIELHKTTGKMRPFKARHYLYEMVEDTNVKKKDPLKVILTKPVEGLGSVGDVVEVKLHRARNHLLLPGLAVYASPENLEKYSNLIKKSEVKDQPSSPFAIRTAEQLSTRVISLSMNMNHPWQVEPWHVRVAFRKAGIIVPEKALTLPAKPITGPDLDLQEKEFLVKVKINDKEEAKVRCRINHYSVNPRERIPWKAFHWEHVADPIFPEEAEELLALAQENRYTRFPEQEEETM, from the exons ATGTTGCGCTCCTTAGCTCAGGGCCTGGCACAGCTGCACTTGCACAGCACAGGGTCCGCTTTGTCACGCGTTGCAGCCAGGACCTTACCTGTTCAAGAGATGGAAGCAGTAATCCCAGCTGGGTATTTTATTCAAGCCAGG ACCACTTTCATTCTTAAACGCAAGAAGAAAATTGAGCTACACAAGACAACTGGAAAGATGCGCCCCTTTAAGGCACGTCACTATCTTTATGAAATGGTGGAGGATACCAATGTTAAGAAGAAGGATCCATTAAAGGTCATATTGACTAAACCAGTAGAGG GTTTAGGGTCAGTTGGAGATGTTGTAGAAGTGAAACTACATCGAGCAAGAAACCATCTGCTTTTACCTGGCCTTGCTGTTTATGCATCGCCAGAGAACTTAGAAAAATACTCCAATCTCATCAAGAAATCAGAGGTTAAAGACCAGCCCTCATCGCCTTTTGCTATAAGG ACTGCAGAGCAACTTTCTACGCGTGTGATTTCCCTGAGCATGAACATGAATCATCCGTGGCAAGTGGAACCGTGGCATGTACGAGTTGCCTTCCGCAAGGCTGGAATCATTGTTCCTGAGAAAGCTCTGACGCTTCCTGCCAAGCCGATCACTGGACCAGATCTTGATTTGCAGGAAAAGGAGTTCCTTGTAAAAGTGAAG ATCAATGACAAGGAGGAGGCGAAAGTCCGTTGCCGTATTAACCATTACTCAGTCAACCCTCGTGAACGTATACCTTGGAAGGCATTTCACTGGGAGCATGTGGCAGACCCAATCTTTCCAGAAGAGGCTGAGGAGTTATTGGCCCTTGCACAGGAAAATCGATACACGAGGTTCccagaacaagaggaagagactATGTAA
- the LOC119598155 gene encoding uncharacterized protein LOC119598155 isoform X1: MEFWEPKQMKPNVQVAVVLVAVGIGVASAAPFPFPVEDSPQTRLFQSLSPTERTAVLHMALTGRVVRNALIAGQSSKASRNRLDEPEVLILALELRHWIKSNWQLTPDQIQEIEETGKLCNDEGVCIDFGGDWGNNCCPFG, translated from the exons ATGGAGTTCTGGGAGCCAAAACAG ATGAAGCCCAATGTGCAGGTAGCAGTAGTGTTGGTGGCAGTGGGGATAGGGGTGGCCAGTGCagcacctttccccttcccagtcGAGGACTCTCCTCAGACAAGACTTTTCCAGTCCCTTTCTCCTACTG AGCGGACTGCAGTACTTCACATGGCACTCACTGGCAGAGTTGTTCGCAATGCTCTGATAGCTGGTCAATCATCTAAAGCGAGCCGCAATCGCTTG GATGAACCCGAGGTTTTGATCCTGGCTCTTGAATTACGCCACTGGATAAAATCTAACTGGCAACTAACACCTGATCAGATACAAGAGATTGAAGAAACTGGCAAGCTATGTAATGATGAAGGAGTGTGCATTGACTTCGGTGGTGATTGGGGAAACAACTGCTGTCCATTTGGCTGA